Proteins encoded within one genomic window of Candidatus Woesearchaeota archaeon:
- a CDS encoding V-type ATP synthase subunit K, giving the protein MVAEAGLIAVGASIAFGLSAIAAGIAEKQIGAAAVGAMAEKEELFGKGLILTVIPETIVIFGLVVAILILGLAG; this is encoded by the coding sequence GCAGGATTAATAGCAGTTGGCGCAAGTATTGCTTTTGGCTTAAGCGCTATTGCAGCTGGAATTGCAGAAAAGCAAATTGGTGCAGCAGCAGTTGGCGCTATGGCTGAAAAAGAAGAATTGTTTGGTAAAGGATTAATCTTAACCGTCATTCCAGAGACTATTGTTATCTTTGGATTAGTTGTGGCAATTTTGATATTAGGATTAGCAGGATAA